A window from Polynucleobacter sp. MWH-UH25E encodes these proteins:
- the pyrC gene encoding dihydroorotase: MSNLNTPSRIEMIQPDDWHLHIRDGDVMKDVLADTARQFARAIIMPNLKPPVTTVDLAKAYQSRIDANLKTLGITSFTPLMTLYLTDNTTADEVRKAKAEGIVGFKLYPAGATTNSDAGVSDIKRCYQALEAMQAVGMPLLVHGEVTTADIDIFDREAVFIDSVLEPLRKDFPELKIVFEHITTKQAAHYVRDAATNGKNTLAATITPQHLLMNRNAIFAGGIRPHNYCLPVLKREEHRVALVEAATSGNSRFFLGTDSAPHAKGAKEAACGCAGCYSAFNALGLYAEAFESVGKLDKLEGFASFFGPDFYALPRNTKKITLSKQAQAIPVELPLGDATIVPLRAGETIAWSLV; encoded by the coding sequence ATGTCGAATTTAAATACGCCTTCACGAATTGAAATGATCCAGCCAGATGACTGGCATTTACATATTCGTGATGGTGATGTGATGAAGGATGTATTGGCTGACACGGCCCGTCAATTTGCGCGAGCAATCATCATGCCGAACTTAAAGCCACCAGTGACCACTGTGGATTTAGCGAAGGCGTATCAATCCCGTATCGATGCTAACTTAAAAACACTAGGCATCACTAGTTTCACGCCGCTCATGACTTTGTATCTCACCGATAACACCACTGCAGATGAGGTTCGCAAAGCAAAGGCCGAGGGTATTGTTGGTTTTAAGTTATATCCTGCTGGTGCTACAACCAATAGTGATGCTGGTGTTAGTGATATTAAGCGTTGTTATCAAGCGCTAGAGGCGATGCAAGCAGTTGGCATGCCTTTGTTAGTGCATGGTGAAGTGACCACTGCTGATATTGATATCTTTGATCGTGAAGCGGTATTTATTGACTCTGTGCTTGAGCCATTACGTAAAGATTTTCCAGAATTAAAGATTGTGTTTGAACACATCACTACTAAGCAAGCTGCTCACTATGTTCGTGATGCCGCAACTAATGGCAAAAATACTTTAGCTGCAACTATTACGCCACAGCATTTACTGATGAATCGCAATGCTATTTTTGCTGGAGGTATTCGTCCTCACAACTACTGCTTGCCAGTATTAAAACGCGAAGAGCATCGAGTTGCATTAGTTGAGGCTGCTACTAGTGGAAATTCACGTTTCTTCTTGGGCACGGATAGTGCTCCACATGCCAAGGGTGCGAAAGAAGCTGCTTGTGGTTGCGCAGGTTGCTATAGCGCTTTTAATGCATTGGGTTTGTATGCCGAAGCGTTTGAGAGCGTAGGCAAGTTAGATAAATTAGAGGGATTCGCCAGTTTCTTTGGTCCCGACTTTTATGCTTTGCCGCGCAATACTAAAAAAATTACTTTATCCAAGCAGGCCCAAGCCATTCCTGTGGAATTGCCACTCGGTGATGCGACGATTGTTCCACTGCGCGCAGGCGAAACAATTGCTTGGTCATTGGTTTAA
- a CDS encoding OsmC family protein, translated as MECRVSWLGNGGMAFSAETGSGHLVNMDGAPEAGGRNLAPRPMELLLAGAGGCSAFDVVLILQRSRQAVSGCEVALQAERATEDPKVFTKINLHFKVKGKDLDPAKVDRAVKLSHEKYCSATTMLAKTAELTYSVEVIAE; from the coding sequence ATGGAATGTCGAGTATCTTGGTTGGGTAATGGCGGCATGGCCTTTTCTGCAGAAACTGGCAGTGGACACCTTGTCAATATGGACGGCGCCCCCGAAGCGGGAGGTAGAAACCTAGCCCCAAGGCCAATGGAGCTCCTTTTAGCTGGGGCTGGCGGTTGTTCGGCTTTTGACGTTGTACTGATCCTGCAAAGGTCCCGCCAGGCTGTCAGTGGCTGCGAAGTGGCTCTGCAAGCCGAAAGGGCTACAGAAGACCCAAAAGTCTTCACCAAGATCAATTTGCACTTCAAGGTCAAAGGCAAAGATTTGGATCCTGCAAAAGTAGACCGCGCCGTCAAGCTATCCCATGAAAAGTACTGCTCTGCCACAACAATGCTGGCAAAAACTGCTGAGCTGACATACAGCGTTGAAGTCATTGCGGAATAA
- the rplM gene encoding 50S ribosomal protein L13: MKTFSAKSHEVKREWFVIDATDKVLGRVASEVAHRLRGKHKPEFTPHVDTGDFIVVINSSKLRVTGTKGLNKMYYRHSGYPGGISETNFDKMQDRFPGRALEKAVKGMLPKGPLGYAMIKKLKVYGDANHPHAAQQPKALEI, from the coding sequence ATGAAAACTTTTTCCGCAAAATCCCATGAGGTAAAGCGTGAATGGTTCGTGATTGACGCAACGGACAAAGTCCTCGGTCGTGTCGCCAGTGAAGTGGCACACCGTCTACGCGGCAAGCACAAGCCTGAATTCACTCCACACGTTGACACTGGCGACTTTATCGTCGTGATCAATTCATCCAAGTTACGTGTTACAGGCACAAAAGGCTTGAACAAAATGTATTACCGTCACAGCGGATACCCAGGTGGTATTTCCGAGACCAACTTTGACAAGATGCAAGACCGTTTCCCAGGTCGCGCCTTGGAGAAGGCTGTGAAAGGTATGTTGCCAAAAGGCCCACTCGGCTACGCCATGATCAAGAAATTAAAAGTCTATGGCGATGCTAATCATCCGCACGCGGCTCAACAGCCAAAAGCGTTAGAGATTTAA
- the rpsI gene encoding 30S ribosomal protein S9 translates to MAINYGSWNYGTGRRKSSVARVFIKSGKGEITVNGKPIDAYFARETSRMIARQPLALTSHLTTFDIKVNVSGGGETGQAGAVRHGVTRALIDYDNALKPTLSKAGLVTRDAREVERKKVGLHGARRRKQFSKR, encoded by the coding sequence ATGGCTATTAATTACGGAAGTTGGAATTACGGTACAGGTCGCCGCAAGAGTTCTGTTGCGCGCGTTTTCATCAAGTCTGGCAAAGGCGAAATTACTGTTAACGGTAAGCCTATCGATGCTTATTTTGCTCGTGAAACATCACGCATGATTGCTCGTCAGCCTTTGGCTCTCACATCTCACCTCACTACCTTTGATATCAAAGTAAACGTATCTGGTGGTGGCGAGACTGGTCAAGCTGGTGCGGTACGTCACGGCGTAACACGTGCTTTGATCGATTACGACAATGCGTTGAAGCCTACCCTGTCTAAAGCAGGTTTGGTTACTCGCGATGCTCGTGAAGTTGAGCGTAAAAAAGTTGGTCTGCATGGCGCGCGTCGTCGTAAGCAGTTCAGCAAGCGCTAA
- the argC gene encoding N-acetyl-gamma-glutamyl-phosphate reductase, whose product MIKVGIVGGTGYTGVELLRLLAQHPEVKIVAITSRTEAGMPVAEMFPSLRGRVDLKFTTPDEARLNECDVVFFATPHGVAMAQAKELLANNVKILDLAADFRLKDEKEFAKWYGMEHSCPDILAEAVYGLAEINREQIKKARVVGLAGCYPTSVQLGLAPLLSPKSTGGKQLIDGEHIISDSKSGTSGAGRKAEIGTLLSEASDNFKAYGVKGHRHLPEIVQGLKAIAGHDQIGLTFVPHLTPMVRGIHSTLYVRLTEAGKDVDYQKLYENFYRGEPFVDVMPAGSHPETRSVRGSNGIRIAIHRPGGGDTLVILVVEDNLVKGASGQGVQCMNLMFGLPETTGLTQIAVSP is encoded by the coding sequence ATGATTAAAGTTGGAATCGTTGGCGGCACTGGATACACCGGAGTGGAATTGTTGCGTTTATTGGCGCAACATCCTGAGGTCAAGATCGTTGCTATCACTTCTCGCACAGAAGCTGGCATGCCAGTAGCTGAGATGTTTCCATCATTACGTGGTCGCGTTGATCTGAAATTTACTACTCCAGATGAAGCTAGGCTAAATGAATGCGATGTGGTTTTCTTCGCCACACCTCATGGCGTGGCTATGGCTCAAGCAAAAGAGTTGTTAGCAAATAATGTCAAGATTTTGGACTTGGCTGCCGATTTTCGTTTGAAGGATGAGAAAGAGTTTGCCAAGTGGTACGGCATGGAGCATAGCTGCCCAGATATTTTGGCTGAAGCGGTATATGGTTTGGCAGAAATTAATCGCGAACAAATTAAGAAAGCGCGTGTCGTTGGTCTGGCTGGGTGCTATCCAACTTCAGTGCAGCTTGGGCTTGCGCCTTTGCTCTCTCCAAAGTCGACTGGTGGAAAACAGTTGATTGATGGCGAGCATATTATTTCCGATTCGAAATCGGGTACTTCTGGCGCTGGGCGGAAAGCCGAGATTGGTACTTTGTTGTCCGAAGCAAGCGATAACTTTAAGGCTTATGGAGTAAAAGGTCACCGCCATCTTCCTGAAATCGTGCAGGGTTTAAAAGCCATCGCTGGGCATGATCAAATTGGTTTGACTTTTGTGCCACACCTCACGCCGATGGTGCGGGGAATTCATTCGACCCTATATGTGCGCTTGACTGAGGCGGGTAAAGATGTGGATTATCAGAAGCTTTACGAGAACTTTTATAGGGGTGAGCCCTTTGTAGATGTAATGCCTGCTGGCAGCCATCCTGAAACGCGTTCAGTGCGGGGCAGCAACGGAATCCGAATTGCAATTCATCGGCCTGGCGGTGGCGATACATTAGTTATTTTGGTTGTAGAGGATAACTTGGTGAAAGGCGCTTCTGGACAGGGTGTGCAGTGTATGAACCTCATGTTTGGCTTGCCAGAAACTACGGGCCTTACCCAGATTGCTGTATCGCCTTAA
- the erpA gene encoding iron-sulfur cluster insertion protein ErpA → MTELATQTTQDLAEPPTPLVFTDAAAAKVADLIAEEGNPELKLRVFVQGGGCSGFQYGFTFDDAVNEDDTQFEKNGVTLLVDSMSFQYLVGAEIDYKEDINGSQFVIKNPNATTTCGCGSSFSA, encoded by the coding sequence ATGACTGAATTGGCTACGCAAACTACACAAGACTTAGCTGAACCACCAACCCCGTTGGTGTTTACAGACGCTGCTGCCGCTAAAGTGGCTGACTTGATTGCAGAAGAAGGCAATCCGGAGTTGAAGTTGCGTGTATTCGTTCAAGGTGGTGGTTGCTCTGGATTTCAGTACGGCTTCACATTTGATGATGCAGTAAATGAGGATGACACACAGTTTGAAAAAAATGGCGTGACTTTATTAGTGGACTCAATGAGCTTCCAATACTTGGTTGGCGCTGAGATTGATTACAAAGAAGATATCAATGGATCTCAATTTGTTATCAAGAATCCAAACGCAACAACAACTTGTGGTTGCGGCTCTTCTTTCTCGGCATAA
- a CDS encoding anhydro-N-acetylmuramic acid kinase, with protein MNQPHSLYIGIMSGTSLDGIDAVLAKIGSNGEAVAVDAVSTPFQPELRKALFELQSPGSNELHRDKQAGNAIALAYADAVKELLAKSKLQASDIAAIGAHGQTVRHQPQLGQLAYTHQTLNPALLAEKTGITVIADFRSRDLAAGGHGAPLVPAFHAQQFSSAKDIAILNIGGIANLTLLPANGEVSGFDCGPGNMLMDAWIYEHQGNAYDENGNWASQGKLNTTLLENLLADSFFSKAPPKSTGRDDFHLAWLQEKLGKENYPLEDVQATLLHLTAHSAIEALVRHAPQTQKLIVCGGGARNTALMNLLKSKSTKFFKHRLEITTSDTEGIDPQLVEGLAFAWLAWAHQQKRPANLPAVTGSKGPRILGACYPA; from the coding sequence ATGAATCAGCCCCATTCCCTCTATATCGGCATCATGTCAGGCACCAGCCTAGATGGGATTGATGCGGTACTTGCCAAAATTGGCTCAAATGGAGAGGCTGTTGCCGTGGATGCAGTAAGCACCCCCTTTCAGCCAGAATTACGTAAAGCCTTATTTGAGCTTCAAAGTCCTGGCTCCAACGAGCTTCATAGAGACAAGCAGGCCGGCAATGCCATAGCCCTTGCTTATGCAGACGCGGTCAAAGAGCTACTCGCAAAATCCAAACTGCAGGCTTCTGATATTGCCGCTATTGGCGCCCATGGACAAACTGTCCGCCATCAACCACAGCTCGGCCAGCTTGCTTACACACACCAAACACTGAATCCCGCTCTTCTTGCAGAAAAAACAGGAATCACAGTCATTGCCGACTTTAGAAGTAGAGATCTTGCCGCAGGCGGTCATGGCGCACCACTAGTACCCGCATTTCATGCACAACAATTTTCATCCGCTAAGGATATTGCGATTCTGAACATTGGTGGCATAGCGAACTTGACTTTGCTACCAGCAAACGGAGAAGTTTCAGGCTTTGATTGTGGGCCAGGAAATATGTTGATGGATGCCTGGATATATGAGCATCAAGGAAACGCCTATGACGAAAATGGAAATTGGGCAAGCCAAGGAAAACTCAACACAACGCTACTAGAAAATTTATTAGCAGATTCTTTTTTCTCGAAAGCGCCGCCCAAGAGTACCGGTCGAGATGATTTTCATCTTGCTTGGTTACAAGAAAAACTGGGGAAAGAAAATTATCCATTAGAAGATGTACAAGCAACACTACTTCACTTAACTGCTCACTCTGCCATAGAGGCTCTAGTTCGTCATGCCCCGCAAACCCAGAAGCTCATTGTGTGTGGTGGTGGTGCCCGTAACACCGCCCTAATGAACTTACTTAAATCCAAGAGCACTAAATTCTTTAAACATCGCCTAGAAATTACTACCAGCGATACCGAAGGAATTGACCCACAACTCGTCGAAGGCTTGGCTTTTGCATGGCTTGCCTGGGCTCACCAACAAAAACGGCCAGCAAATTTGCCAGCCGTTACAGGATCTAAGGGACCTAGAATTCTAGGTGCATGCTATCCCGCTTAA
- the tyrS gene encoding tyrosine--tRNA ligase produces MTDKPEQKYPLTPEVFAALEITKRGCDELLVEADWVQKLARSQATKTPLRIKLGLDPTAPDIHLGHTVVLNKLRQLQDLGHTVIFLIGDFTSMIGDPSGRNATRPPLTAEEIAVNAETYYRQASMVLDPAKTEVRYNSEWCDPLGARGMIQLAAKHTVARMLERDDFTKRYRNGVPISIHEFLYPLMQGYDSVALKSDLELGGTDQKFNLLVGRELQREYGQEPQCILTMPLLVGLDGVEKMSKSKGNYIGISESPGDMFGKLLSISDDLMWDYFTLLSFRPMSEIDLMKQEVAAGRNPKDCKVLLAQEIVARFHSQAAAEKALEDFNHRAKGGVPDDIPEVNLSGAPMGIATLLKSAGLAPSTSEAMRNIEQNGVKVDGTTVSDKQVKIEAGTYVVQVGKRKFAKVTLS; encoded by the coding sequence ATGACGGATAAACCAGAACAAAAATATCCTTTAACCCCAGAGGTTTTTGCTGCCCTCGAAATCACAAAGCGTGGTTGCGATGAGCTGCTGGTAGAGGCTGACTGGGTCCAGAAATTGGCCCGTAGCCAAGCTACCAAGACTCCTTTGCGTATTAAGTTAGGCTTGGATCCAACTGCTCCGGATATTCATTTAGGCCATACCGTTGTCTTGAATAAATTACGCCAATTACAAGATCTAGGTCATACAGTGATTTTCTTGATTGGTGATTTCACGAGCATGATTGGCGATCCATCTGGTCGTAATGCTACTCGACCCCCATTAACCGCAGAAGAGATTGCTGTTAATGCGGAGACTTACTATCGCCAAGCGAGTATGGTTTTAGATCCAGCTAAAACGGAAGTACGGTACAACAGCGAGTGGTGCGATCCTTTAGGAGCCAGGGGCATGATTCAGCTTGCTGCTAAACATACCGTCGCACGAATGTTAGAGCGTGATGACTTTACAAAGCGTTATCGCAACGGTGTACCCATTTCGATTCATGAGTTTTTGTATCCGCTGATGCAGGGTTATGACTCGGTCGCCCTCAAGAGTGATCTAGAGCTCGGTGGAACTGATCAAAAATTTAATTTACTCGTTGGTCGTGAACTCCAAAGAGAGTATGGACAGGAGCCGCAATGCATTTTGACTATGCCCTTACTGGTGGGTCTTGATGGCGTTGAGAAAATGAGTAAGTCCAAGGGGAACTACATTGGCATTAGTGAGAGCCCCGGCGATATGTTCGGCAAGTTGTTGAGCATCTCTGATGATCTCATGTGGGACTACTTCACCCTGTTGTCATTCCGTCCAATGTCGGAAATTGATTTAATGAAGCAGGAAGTTGCCGCAGGACGTAATCCAAAAGATTGCAAAGTACTTCTTGCGCAAGAGATTGTCGCGCGCTTTCATTCACAGGCTGCTGCAGAAAAAGCTTTAGAAGACTTTAATCATCGCGCTAAGGGTGGCGTTCCAGATGATATTCCGGAGGTGAATTTATCCGGTGCGCCCATGGGTATTGCAACGCTCTTGAAGTCTGCTGGCTTGGCACCATCTACATCTGAGGCAATGCGCAATATTGAACAGAATGGCGTGAAGGTTGACGGTACAACCGTATCTGACAAGCAGGTGAAGATTGAAGCAGGTACTTACGTTGTGCAAGTGGGCAAACGCAAATTTGCTAAGGTCACGCTCAGTTAA
- the ruvB gene encoding Holliday junction branch migration DNA helicase RuvB — translation MAIHTDDLSSIPEDLPEGKDRLVSGAAGNSEAIFEKALRPKQLDEYVGQSKARAQLEIFISATRARQEALDHVLLFGPPGLGKTTLAHIIARELGVNLRQTSGPVLDRPGDLAALLTNLEANDVLFIDEIHRLSPVVEEILYPALEDYSLDIMIGEGPAARSVKIDLKPFTLIGATTRAGMLTNPLRDRFGIVARLEFYNTEELTKIIDRSANLLKAKIDPDGSVEIAKRARGTPRIANRLLRRVRDYAEVKGTGMITKAIADAALKMLDVDPSGFDVMDRKLLEAILHKFDGGPVGIDNLAAAIGEERDTIEDVLEPYLIQQGYLQRTSRGRVATRQAYEHFGLTPPSGTGSLDI, via the coding sequence ATGGCAATACATACTGACGACCTAAGCTCTATCCCTGAAGATTTACCTGAAGGAAAAGATCGCCTTGTCAGTGGGGCCGCAGGAAACTCAGAGGCTATTTTCGAAAAAGCTTTGCGCCCTAAGCAATTGGATGAATACGTAGGCCAAAGCAAAGCGCGTGCCCAATTAGAAATCTTTATCAGTGCCACTAGAGCGCGACAAGAAGCACTCGATCACGTTTTGTTGTTTGGCCCTCCAGGCCTAGGTAAAACTACTTTGGCGCACATTATTGCTAGGGAGCTAGGCGTAAATTTGCGTCAAACCAGCGGACCTGTCTTAGATAGACCGGGTGATCTTGCGGCTTTGCTAACCAACCTGGAAGCAAACGATGTACTCTTCATTGACGAGATTCATCGTCTCTCACCTGTTGTAGAAGAAATTCTGTATCCAGCGCTAGAAGACTATAGCCTAGACATCATGATTGGTGAAGGTCCAGCGGCCCGTAGCGTCAAGATTGATCTCAAACCATTTACTTTAATTGGTGCAACAACACGCGCGGGCATGTTGACTAATCCCTTGCGCGATCGCTTCGGCATCGTTGCTAGATTAGAGTTTTACAACACCGAAGAGCTCACAAAAATTATCGATCGCTCCGCAAATCTATTGAAGGCAAAGATTGATCCAGATGGATCTGTGGAAATCGCAAAACGTGCCCGCGGCACTCCACGTATCGCAAACCGTCTCTTACGTCGCGTCCGTGACTATGCGGAGGTTAAAGGCACCGGAATGATTACCAAAGCTATAGCGGATGCAGCCTTAAAAATGCTGGATGTTGATCCTAGTGGCTTTGATGTTATGGACAGAAAATTACTTGAGGCCATCTTGCATAAATTTGATGGCGGCCCTGTAGGAATAGATAATTTGGCGGCCGCAATTGGCGAAGAGCGAGATACCATTGAAGATGTTCTCGAGCCCTATCTCATTCAACAAGGTTATCTACAAAGAACCTCACGTGGTCGCGTGGCTACGCGGCAGGCATACGAACACTTTGGACTGACTCCGCCAAGCGGAACAGGTAGCTTAGATATTTAA
- the ruvA gene encoding Holliday junction branch migration protein RuvA encodes MIGRIQGILVSIHPPRLLVDCQGIGYEVDVPMSTLYQLPQAGQKITLLTHFQVREDAQQLFGFATETEREAFRQLIKISGVGSRTALAILSGMSVNELAQAIALQEANRLTQVPGIGKKTAERLCLELKGKLAPDLGIAPGKALTPDTNSEVLQALLALGYSEKEALLALKQIPPDTSVSDGIRIGLKYLSKA; translated from the coding sequence ATGATTGGTCGCATTCAAGGAATCCTCGTTTCAATTCACCCCCCTCGCTTATTGGTCGATTGCCAAGGCATTGGGTATGAGGTCGATGTTCCAATGAGCACCCTATATCAATTGCCTCAAGCAGGACAAAAAATTACCTTGCTGACTCACTTTCAGGTGCGTGAAGATGCGCAGCAGCTTTTTGGTTTTGCGACCGAAACAGAACGCGAGGCATTTAGACAGCTCATTAAGATTAGTGGTGTTGGCTCACGCACTGCATTAGCCATTCTTTCTGGGATGAGCGTGAACGAGCTTGCCCAAGCTATTGCCTTACAAGAGGCTAATCGCCTTACCCAAGTCCCCGGCATTGGCAAAAAGACTGCAGAACGACTTTGCCTAGAACTCAAAGGCAAGCTTGCCCCTGATTTAGGAATAGCTCCAGGTAAAGCACTAACTCCTGATACCAATAGCGAAGTCCTACAAGCACTCCTAGCTCTTGGGTATTCCGAAAAAGAAGCGCTATTAGCATTGAAGCAAATTCCGCCTGACACATCGGTATCCGATGGTATCCGCATTGGCTTAAAGTATTTATCCAAGGCCTAA
- the ruvC gene encoding crossover junction endodeoxyribonuclease RuvC: MRWIGIDPGLRTTGFGIIDVEGQKLTYVASGTIESGDPAKGLPDRLGTLYQGVKEVLDTYHPESAAIEEVFLNVNPRSTLMLGQARGAVIAALVSANLPVSEFSALRVKQAIVGTGRAAKPQVQEMVKRLLRLSRAPGSDASDALGVAICAAHHAQIPIAVTSALASKKSKR; the protein is encoded by the coding sequence ATGCGTTGGATTGGAATTGACCCGGGTCTACGAACAACTGGTTTTGGCATCATTGATGTCGAAGGCCAAAAACTGACTTATGTAGCCTCGGGAACAATTGAAAGCGGAGATCCCGCCAAGGGCTTGCCAGATCGACTGGGGACTCTCTATCAAGGTGTTAAAGAAGTTTTAGATACATACCATCCAGAATCTGCCGCAATTGAAGAAGTCTTTCTCAATGTCAATCCACGCTCTACCCTCATGCTAGGTCAGGCAAGAGGTGCAGTGATTGCAGCGCTAGTTTCAGCAAACTTACCTGTATCTGAGTTCAGCGCATTAAGAGTCAAACAAGCGATTGTCGGCACTGGTCGAGCAGCCAAGCCCCAAGTTCAAGAGATGGTGAAGCGTTTACTGAGACTAAGTCGGGCGCCTGGCAGTGACGCCTCAGATGCATTAGGGGTTGCTATTTGCGCAGCTCATCACGCGCAAATTCCCATAGCAGTCACGTCTGCTTTAGCCTCCAAAAAATCCAAGCGCTAA
- the purH gene encoding bifunctional phosphoribosylaminoimidazolecarboxamide formyltransferase/IMP cyclohydrolase, with translation MIRTALLSVSDKNGIVPFAKALHEQGIKLISTGGTAKLLAENQLPVVEVSSLTKFPEMLDGRVKTLHPMVHGGLLARRDFPEHMAALKEHGIDTIDMLVINLYPFNESVAKEKCSFEDAVENIDIGGPAMLRAAAKNHQDVTVLISPEDYAPVLAEMKANNNSVSYKTNLSLAKKVFAHTAQYDGAIANYLSALGDDLDHKARSAYPETLHLAFEKVQEMRYGENPHQSAAFYKDIHPVAGALANYKQLQGKELSYNNIADADSAWECVKSFTGNAGGAAACVIIKHANPCGVAVGANALEAYQKAFKTDPSSAFGGIIAFNVPCDGAAAEAISKQFVEVLIAPSFSEEAKAIFAAKQNVRLLEIPLGNAFNTYDFKRVGGGLLVQSPDAKNVLQNEMRVVSKRQPTPSEMNDMMFAWRVAKFVKSNAIVYCANGMTLGIGAGQMSRVDSARMASIKAENAGLSLKGSAVASDAFFPFRDGLDVVVNGGASCAIQPGGSMRDEEIIAAADEHGIAMIFTGTRHFRH, from the coding sequence ATGATCCGTACAGCACTCCTATCCGTCTCTGATAAAAATGGCATCGTGCCTTTTGCTAAAGCGCTCCATGAGCAAGGTATTAAACTTATTTCAACTGGTGGCACAGCTAAATTATTGGCAGAAAATCAATTACCCGTTGTTGAAGTTTCTTCCCTGACTAAATTTCCAGAGATGCTGGATGGGCGAGTCAAAACTCTTCACCCAATGGTGCATGGTGGCTTGCTTGCACGCAGGGATTTTCCTGAGCACATGGCCGCACTTAAGGAACATGGGATCGATACCATCGATATGTTGGTAATTAATCTCTATCCTTTTAATGAAAGCGTCGCCAAAGAAAAATGTTCTTTTGAAGATGCAGTAGAAAACATTGATATTGGCGGTCCAGCGATGTTGCGCGCAGCAGCCAAAAATCATCAAGATGTTACTGTGCTGATTTCGCCTGAAGATTACGCACCCGTACTAGCGGAGATGAAAGCAAACAACAATAGCGTCTCCTATAAAACCAACTTGAGTCTTGCTAAAAAAGTATTTGCACACACCGCCCAATACGATGGTGCTATTGCCAACTACTTATCTGCATTGGGTGATGATTTAGATCATAAAGCCCGTTCAGCCTACCCAGAAACCTTGCATCTTGCTTTTGAAAAAGTACAAGAGATGCGCTATGGCGAGAACCCACATCAATCGGCCGCTTTTTACAAAGATATTCATCCTGTAGCCGGGGCTCTTGCAAATTACAAGCAATTGCAAGGCAAAGAGTTGTCATACAACAATATCGCTGATGCCGACTCTGCCTGGGAATGCGTAAAAAGCTTTACTGGTAATGCTGGTGGCGCCGCAGCCTGTGTCATTATTAAGCACGCTAATCCATGTGGCGTTGCTGTTGGCGCAAATGCGCTTGAAGCCTACCAAAAGGCATTCAAGACTGATCCGAGCTCGGCTTTCGGTGGAATTATTGCTTTCAATGTGCCATGTGATGGTGCAGCCGCTGAAGCGATTTCAAAGCAATTTGTTGAGGTCTTAATTGCACCTAGCTTTAGCGAAGAAGCGAAAGCCATTTTTGCAGCCAAGCAAAATGTTCGCCTTCTAGAAATTCCATTGGGCAATGCATTTAATACCTATGACTTCAAACGTGTTGGCGGCGGACTATTGGTCCAATCACCAGACGCAAAAAATGTCTTACAAAATGAAATGCGGGTAGTTAGCAAAAGACAGCCAACCCCAAGCGAAATGAACGACATGATGTTTGCATGGCGTGTTGCTAAATTTGTTAAGTCCAATGCAATTGTGTATTGCGCTAATGGTATGACCCTAGGTATTGGCGCAGGTCAAATGAGTCGTGTAGACTCCGCGCGAATGGCCAGCATCAAGGCTGAAAATGCGGGTCTAAGCCTTAAGGGATCAGCGGTTGCCAGCGATGCATTCTTCCCATTCCGTGATGGCCTGGATGTTGTGGTGAATGGTGGCGCCAGTTGCGCAATTCAGCCTGGCGGCAGTATGCGCGATGAAGAAATCATTGCCGCTGCCGATGAGCATGGAATTGCCATGATCTTTACTGGCACACGACACTTCCGCCACTAA
- a CDS encoding helix-turn-helix domain-containing protein, translating to MSNKHPITECIETHLQVYLNDLKGTAPTDVYQMVLAVVEKPMLELVMRHAKQNQSLAAQYLGINRNTLHKKLVEHQLLK from the coding sequence ATGAGCAACAAACACCCAATAACAGAATGTATTGAAACCCATCTCCAAGTCTACCTAAATGACCTTAAGGGCACTGCCCCAACTGATGTATATCAAATGGTATTAGCAGTAGTAGAAAAACCGATGTTAGAGCTCGTCATGCGCCATGCGAAGCAAAACCAATCTCTGGCAGCACAGTATCTAGGCATTAACCGCAATACCTTACATAAAAAATTAGTCGAGCATCAGCTGCTCAAATAA